In a single window of the Diospyros lotus cultivar Yz01 chromosome 10, ASM1463336v1, whole genome shotgun sequence genome:
- the LOC127812093 gene encoding protein EPIDERMAL PATTERNING FACTOR 1-like: MSSIAMKGFCWIVVLLAVVSLPAAMSARHIVPQHSGRGHRHPTAAGVTTTGDDRQAKSQEFPALGRQRLRAGDTLQVAGSRLPDCSHACGSCSPCRLVMVSFVCALLAEAETCPMAYKCMCNNKSYPVP, translated from the exons ATGTCTTCAATTGCCATGAAGGGTTTTTGTTGGATCGTTGTTCTTCTCGCCGTTGTTTCTCTTCCGGCAGCAATGTCTGCAAGGCACATCGTTCCCCAACACTCCG GTCGTGGACACCGCCATCCAACAGCCGCTGGTGTCACAACCACCGGGGACGACCGTCAAGCGAAATCACAGGAATTTCCTGCATTGGGGAGGCAGCGACTTAGAGCGGGTGACACGCTACAAGTAGCAGGTTCGAGGCTGCCCGACTGCTCGCACGCGTGCGGGTCGTGCTCGCCATGCCGGCTGGTGATGGTGAGCTTCGTCTGCGCGTTGCTGGCGGAGGCGGAGACCTGCCCCATGGCTTACAAGTGCATGTGCAACAACAAATCCTATCCTGTCCCTTAA